The following proteins are encoded in a genomic region of Sulfurimonas sp. HSL3-7:
- a CDS encoding response regulator: protein MANVDLVQLTEQTKKLTAMVVEDEKVANELLSSTFKNFFSEVSSAFNGKEALEMYTKSRPDIVFVDIIMPEMDGIELARRIREIDPNQIVIVISASNDIQKISETIEIGVNSFIQKPIDTKKIIELLTNVTALISKKKKVETKTFSISLPLDLYELVDANAKSESISKNAVIIRALRDFYNE from the coding sequence ATGGCAAATGTAGACTTGGTTCAGTTGACTGAACAGACAAAAAAACTGACAGCGATGGTTGTCGAAGATGAAAAAGTTGCAAATGAACTTTTAAGCTCAACGTTCAAAAACTTCTTTTCCGAAGTTAGTTCCGCCTTCAACGGTAAAGAAGCATTGGAAATGTATACAAAATCTCGTCCTGATATCGTATTTGTCGATATCATCATGCCTGAGATGGATGGTATCGAGCTTGCACGTCGTATTCGTGAGATCGACCCGAACCAGATCGTTATCGTGATCTCAGCATCGAACGATATTCAGAAGATTTCTGAAACTATCGAGATCGGTGTTAACAGCTTTATTCAAAAACCGATCGATACGAAAAAGATAATCGAACTTTTGACCAATGTGACGGCGTTGATCTCCAAAAAGAAAAAGGTCGAGACAAAAACTTTCTCGATCTCGCTACCGCTTGATCTTTATGAACTTGTAGATGCCAATGCAAAGTCAGAAAGCATCTCGAAAAATGCCGTTATTATTCGTGCACTGCGCGATTTTTATAACGAATAG
- a CDS encoding YggT family protein, translated as MSTLASIIMGIGGIIHSLLTIYIWVIIIAALLSWVRPDPYNPIVQFLTRITQPAYDLVRRLMPTTFNGIDFAPLIIIIGLQVIDIILINLLNALASSI; from the coding sequence ATGAGTACGCTGGCCAGTATTATCATGGGTATCGGCGGTATTATCCACTCGCTGCTGACGATCTATATCTGGGTCATTATTATCGCGGCACTGCTTTCGTGGGTACGACCTGACCCGTACAATCCTATTGTGCAGTTTTTGACACGGATCACGCAGCCGGCTTATGATCTGGTCCGCCGTTTGATGCCGACGACCTTCAACGGCATCGATTTTGCGCCGCTGATCATTATTATCGGACTGCAGGTGATCGATATCATTTTGATCAATCTGCTCAATGCCCTGGCCTCCTCGATCTGA
- the mobB gene encoding molybdopterin-guanine dinucleotide biosynthesis protein B — MRKRLAVAFTGPSNSGKTTLIIKVAKKLINEHAKEVAIIKNDPKDKAHFDVPGKDSHKFSETGAEVVVTSPTRTTMFSQRHKELDEIIAMLGDFDILLVEGLKTLPLPRISIFRDKIDEEYFPYMNALAIDESIDLNSYALPKGVPVLDLNSEDDVIAWILDNAKAV, encoded by the coding sequence GTGCGAAAACGTTTAGCAGTCGCTTTTACGGGCCCTTCGAACAGCGGTAAGACTACGTTGATCATTAAAGTGGCGAAAAAGTTGATCAATGAGCATGCAAAAGAGGTGGCGATCATAAAGAATGATCCCAAAGACAAGGCGCATTTTGATGTTCCGGGCAAAGATTCGCACAAGTTTTCGGAGACCGGTGCCGAAGTGGTGGTGACCTCACCGACAAGAACGACGATGTTCTCCCAGCGTCATAAAGAGCTCGACGAGATCATTGCGATGCTGGGCGATTTTGATATTCTTCTGGTCGAGGGTCTGAAAACCCTCCCGCTTCCGCGTATCAGTATCTTCCGCGACAAGATCGATGAGGAGTACTTTCCCTATATGAACGCCCTTGCGATCGATGAGAGCATTGATCTTAACAGCTACGCTTTGCCCAAAGGCGTACCTGTCCTGGATCTCAACAGCGAAGACGACGTGATAGCGTGGATATTAGATAATGCAAAGGCAGTGTAG
- the gltX gene encoding glutamate--tRNA ligase, producing MLRFAPSPTGDMHIGNLRVALFNYIVAKQRGEELLVRIEDTDKERNIEGKDKEILDILGLFGIEYTNVIHQSEHLRYHRMMAIQLLQDKHAFNCFCTPAELEHKREVAKKAHKPFRYDDACTHLPHELVIDNENPFTIRLRRPEEAVVVNDLIKGEISFAPEDIDAFIIMRAEKYPTYNFACAVDDMLGDISLVIRGEDHMSNTPKQIAVRNALGYEKKMEYAHLPIILNDEGKKMSKRDDASSVKWLLKEGYLPSAIANYLIHLGNKTPQEIFTLKESLAWFDLSSISKAPARFDMDKLKFINGQHLRMLDAKELSRYVGFADEAIGEVAKIFLEEARTLKELRPKIEAIFAEKSIPEEFTEQAEILRKVILDAPYFESFDDFKKHLMQESGLKGKNFFKPLRLLLSGAEHGPEVADLYVYLKDFLGEIVK from the coding sequence ATGTTACGTTTTGCCCCTAGTCCAACCGGTGATATGCACATCGGAAACCTGCGCGTCGCTCTTTTCAATTACATTGTCGCAAAGCAGCGCGGTGAAGAGCTGCTCGTACGTATCGAAGATACCGACAAAGAGCGTAATATTGAGGGTAAAGACAAAGAAATCCTTGATATCCTTGGACTTTTCGGGATTGAATACACGAATGTTATCCATCAGAGTGAACACTTGCGTTATCACCGTATGATGGCGATTCAGCTGCTGCAGGATAAACATGCCTTTAACTGCTTTTGTACCCCGGCAGAGCTAGAACATAAACGTGAGGTCGCCAAAAAAGCCCATAAACCTTTCCGTTATGACGATGCCTGTACACATCTGCCGCATGAACTGGTGATCGACAATGAAAACCCTTTTACTATCCGTCTACGCCGTCCTGAAGAAGCGGTTGTGGTCAACGACCTGATCAAAGGCGAGATCAGTTTTGCGCCCGAGGATATCGATGCGTTTATCATCATGCGCGCCGAGAAGTACCCGACCTATAACTTTGCCTGTGCCGTAGACGATATGTTAGGTGACATCTCCCTGGTCATTCGCGGTGAAGACCATATGAGTAACACGCCAAAACAGATAGCCGTGCGCAACGCGCTGGGTTATGAGAAAAAGATGGAATATGCCCACCTTCCAATTATCTTGAACGATGAAGGCAAAAAGATGAGCAAACGCGATGACGCCTCATCGGTGAAGTGGCTGCTTAAAGAGGGCTACCTGCCGTCCGCTATTGCCAACTACCTGATCCATCTCGGCAATAAGACACCGCAGGAGATCTTTACGCTTAAAGAGTCACTGGCTTGGTTCGACCTCTCAAGTATTTCCAAAGCCCCTGCCCGTTTTGATATGGACAAGCTCAAGTTCATCAACGGTCAGCATCTGCGCATGCTGGATGCAAAAGAGCTTTCACGCTATGTCGGTTTTGCTGATGAAGCCATCGGTGAAGTGGCAAAGATCTTCCTTGAAGAGGCACGCACGCTAAAAGAACTTCGTCCTAAGATCGAGGCGATTTTCGCAGAGAAGTCGATTCCTGAAGAGTTTACGGAACAGGCGGAGATCTTGCGCAAAGTCATTCTCGATGCACCGTACTTCGAGAGCTTTGACGATTTTAAAAAGCACTTGATGCAAGAGAGCGGCCTCAAGGGCAAAAACTTCTTTAAACCACTTCGACTGCTTTTAAGCGGTGCCGAACACGGTCCGGAGGTCGCTGACCTGTATGTCTATCTCAAAGACTTCCTTGGGGAGATCGTAAAATGA
- a CDS encoding class 1 fructose-bisphosphatase, producing the protein MKEILSAIERAAIRIKHEIDTKDIEYSQQMNSTGDTQLQLDIKCDLVVEEEFTKAETINTIVSEEQEHSLVMNKDAKYFVAFDPLDGSSLIDVNLSVGSIFGIYDGSFSVKNLVAACYVVYGPRTELVFAHDGEVKFYLLQDGVFVFVKNIVLKEKGKLNAPGGTQQNWPPYHKAMVDGLFQEGYRLRYSGGMVPDLHQILLKGGGLFSYPSTSDKPEGKLRMLYEALPFAFIFKTAGGDQTDGKNDLLTMEAKHIHDTTPCFFGSKYEIARVKDVYAGN; encoded by the coding sequence ATGAAAGAGATATTAAGTGCAATAGAACGTGCGGCAATACGTATAAAACATGAGATAGATACCAAAGATATTGAGTATTCACAGCAGATGAACTCGACGGGTGATACCCAGCTGCAGCTCGACATCAAATGTGACCTGGTGGTTGAAGAGGAGTTTACCAAAGCAGAGACCATCAACACCATCGTCAGCGAGGAGCAGGAACACTCCCTCGTAATGAATAAAGATGCAAAATACTTTGTCGCCTTTGACCCGCTTGACGGCTCCTCTTTGATCGATGTGAACCTGAGTGTAGGTTCGATCTTCGGCATTTATGACGGTTCGTTCTCCGTGAAAAACCTTGTTGCTGCCTGCTACGTCGTTTACGGCCCGCGTACCGAACTCGTCTTTGCTCACGACGGCGAAGTGAAGTTCTACCTGCTTCAGGACGGTGTCTTTGTCTTTGTCAAAAACATCGTGCTTAAAGAGAAAGGTAAACTCAACGCACCGGGAGGAACGCAGCAAAACTGGCCGCCGTACCACAAAGCGATGGTAGACGGGCTCTTTCAGGAGGGTTACCGTCTCCGTTATTCGGGTGGGATGGTGCCTGACCTGCATCAGATCCTGCTTAAAGGCGGCGGGCTCTTTTCGTACCCTTCTACTTCCGATAAACCGGAAGGCAAGCTCCGCATGCTTTATGAAGCGCTTCCTTTTGCGTTCATCTTCAAAACAGCCGGCGGGGATCAGACGGATGGGAAAAACGATCTTCTGACGATGGAAGCCAAACATATCCATGATACGACGCCATGTTTCTTCGGTTCGAAATATGAGATCGCCAGAGTCAAAGATGTCTACGCTGGAAACTGA
- a CDS encoding lytic transglycosylase domain-containing protein, whose amino-acid sequence MRFFSLLLLLNLSLFAEVTLDAIHDKPPSLAKNFMIWRFLHQDITPAEADEAFYQFRDVDTRLFKAYAKKSDREEVIYTAECLSMSTQELSKSNDISCVKMAFSPSKAFAMREEERNRLARLLDENRTYTWIEMMDDLLQTKRITDLRKYKPSTFMYLFLSGGMNFRETYLNRPLPSSYLQEIPKHWGFERFVVLVVTDSRYAKLQEELLKVGADTKMSSEAHFYLAMNALEHEQKQNALAHLKKVHELAYYRSHKDKALFWQYLVTKDRKILEQLGKSVDINMYSLYAKEKLGVEVTNFYTHLPTHENNTTKADLTDPFVWNELLIEVKKTPKKDLKKLAAKYANDEMMPLYSFIYEKATDYKEMGFIMPYNRYMQDLSNDDKAIYYALMRQESRFIPAALSRSYALGLMQMMPFLVKALDKSFKDERLSYDEMFNPEKNIAYAKKHINWLKKSLYHPVLMAYAYNGGIGFTKRYITKENCFANEKYEPFMSMEMMANSESREYGKKVLSNYVIYKKILGDKVSIVALFDMLLQPAQCDRFRAPKQAKR is encoded by the coding sequence ATGCGTTTTTTTTCTCTTCTGCTTCTTTTAAATCTTTCTCTCTTTGCAGAAGTGACGCTCGATGCCATTCATGACAAGCCGCCTTCTTTGGCCAAAAACTTTATGATATGGCGATTTTTGCATCAGGACATCACCCCTGCAGAGGCAGACGAGGCTTTTTATCAGTTCAGAGACGTTGATACCCGTCTTTTTAAAGCCTACGCCAAAAAATCAGATCGCGAAGAGGTCATCTATACGGCAGAGTGCCTCTCAATGTCGACGCAGGAACTGTCAAAAAGTAATGATATCTCGTGCGTAAAAATGGCGTTCTCTCCGAGCAAAGCATTTGCGATGCGTGAAGAGGAGCGTAATCGTCTGGCCCGTCTGCTCGATGAGAATCGGACCTATACGTGGATAGAGATGATGGACGATCTGCTGCAGACCAAGCGTATAACGGATCTTAGAAAGTATAAACCTTCCACCTTTATGTATCTCTTTTTAAGCGGCGGCATGAATTTCAGGGAAACTTACCTCAATCGGCCGCTCCCCTCTTCCTACCTGCAGGAGATTCCGAAACATTGGGGGTTTGAGCGTTTCGTGGTTTTAGTGGTGACGGACAGCCGTTACGCAAAACTGCAAGAAGAGCTCTTGAAGGTCGGTGCCGATACGAAGATGAGTTCAGAAGCGCACTTTTACCTGGCAATGAATGCGCTCGAACATGAACAGAAGCAGAACGCTCTGGCGCATCTTAAAAAGGTCCATGAACTGGCCTACTACCGTTCGCACAAAGACAAAGCGCTCTTTTGGCAGTACCTCGTCACCAAAGACAGAAAGATCCTTGAGCAGCTGGGTAAAAGTGTGGACATCAATATGTATTCCCTCTATGCCAAAGAGAAACTGGGCGTAGAGGTCACCAACTTCTATACCCATCTGCCGACGCATGAGAACAATACGACCAAAGCCGATCTGACCGACCCTTTTGTCTGGAATGAGCTGCTTATAGAAGTGAAAAAGACACCCAAAAAAGACCTCAAAAAGCTTGCTGCCAAATATGCCAACGATGAGATGATGCCGCTCTACTCCTTTATCTATGAAAAAGCGACCGATTACAAAGAGATGGGATTTATTATGCCGTACAACAGATACATGCAGGACCTCTCTAATGACGACAAGGCGATCTATTATGCCCTGATGCGCCAGGAGAGCCGCTTCATTCCGGCTGCACTTTCTCGTTCATACGCCCTGGGGTTGATGCAGATGATGCCGTTTCTGGTCAAAGCGCTTGATAAAAGTTTCAAAGACGAACGTCTCTCTTATGATGAGATGTTCAATCCAGAGAAAAACATCGCCTATGCCAAAAAGCACATCAACTGGCTTAAAAAAAGCCTTTACCATCCGGTACTTATGGCTTACGCCTACAACGGCGGCATCGGTTTCACAAAACGTTACATCACGAAAGAGAACTGTTTTGCAAATGAAAAATATGAACCTTTTATGAGCATGGAGATGATGGCCAATTCTGAGAGCCGCGAATACGGTAAAAAAGTGTTGAGCAACTATGTGATTTATAAAAAGATACTGGGCGACAAGGTCTCTATTGTGGCTCTTTTTGATATGTTATTGCAGCCCGCTCAGTGTGATCGCTTTCGAGCACCAAAACAGGCGAAGCGCTAG